The following proteins are encoded in a genomic region of Papaver somniferum cultivar HN1 unplaced genomic scaffold, ASM357369v1 unplaced-scaffold_10, whole genome shotgun sequence:
- the LOC113326677 gene encoding LOW QUALITY PROTEIN: NAD-dependent malic enzyme 59 kDa isoform, mitochondrial-like (The sequence of the model RefSeq protein was modified relative to this genomic sequence to represent the inferred CDS: deleted 2 bases in 1 codon; substituted 1 base at 1 genomic stop codon) — MEVLSSKSERTQIFKETIRCVSSTRGSGDDEYRRKISFPLHRKFPKMSQDCRSKITFQPNAFLLDEGFFTAVTGVVGPVVEVYLGVNTCNSSFQVRNLIQLRRKSGGTVQGMVLRKGPFSFLILHKGGRDTVNYTDVDGITVLMGNSAASVWKELVKAYPGVGGSHHTRPIGLEYGRFEEEEEKKDEQQQLAAPKTSSFEDENQRFMESFSSLEKKTHEPENILSLEKRRLMEKLHHMDPVLYYKVLTHNIAALAPMICKPTVGLACQSYLDLFKHPRRVLLVSRKDKGQMISMLPSGEVDIIVVTHGSHILGLHDLGVHGIGQSIGLLDMFVAAAGINPQRILATMLDVGTSNKNLLGDPLYLGVREERLEGPKYMAVDDEFLEAVYTRWPSAIVLFEDFQLMWALGRLEHYPYSSPRNLSYWWDQYHNKFCMFNDNLQGIGGVAIAGLLGALRAQNRPLSVFVKQKMVIVGSGSAWIGVLKIVKQAVAVMTESSEGTTXSNLDIYDNKGLVTKTRLNLEPPAAHFVRDFSQQEIEGLGERASLLEVVKKVKPDILLGVSEVKGISTEEVLKAMKDSGSSRPAILAMSAECTAADAFKYAGENIIFVSGSPCANVNIGNGKVGHVNQADTRVLSLGVCLGSLLSGSHSITDGMVFAGAKRLALFVTDEQIKSGIVYPSTASIRDITIQVAASVIEAAIAEKLADETLAVQG, encoded by the exons ATGGAAGTTCTTTCTTCAAAATCTGAGAGAACTCAGATTTTCAAGGAAACGATTCGATGTGTGAGTAGTACAAGAGGTAGTGGAGATGATGAGTACAGAAGGAAGATTTCCTTTCCCCTCCACCGGAAATTCCCCAAAATGTCTCAAGACTGTAGATCTAAAATCACATTCCAGCCTAATGCGTTTCTTCTCGACGAAGGGTTCTTTACAGCGGTAACTGGGGTGGTCGGTCCAGTAGTTGAGGTATACCTTGGGGTGAATACTTGCAACAGCTCTTTTCAAGTTAGAAATCTGATACAACTAAGAAGGAAAAGTGGGGGGACAGTACAAGGAATGGTACTTCGAAAGGGTCCTTTCTCTTTTCTTATACTACATAAAGGTGGTCGTGACACTGTCAATTACACAGATGTGGACGGAATTACAGTGTTGATGGGTAATTCAGCTGCTAGTGTGTGGAAAGAGCTAGTAAAAGCATACCCTGGTGTTGGAGGTAGTCACCATACTAGACCCATTGGTCTGGAGTATGGTAgatttgaggaggaggaggagaagaaggacGAGCAGCAACAATTGGCTGCACCTAAGACTTCATCCTTTGAGGATGAGAATCAGCGTTTCA TGGAGTCATTTTCTTCCTTGGAGAAGAAAACCCATGAACCTGAAAATATTCTATCTCTAGAAAAACGTAGACTAATGGAGAAACTGCACCACATGGATCCGGTGCTATACTACAAAGTGCTCACCCACAACATTGCAGCATTGGCTCCCATGATATGCAAACCTACGGTGGGTTTAGCATGTCAAAGCTATCTTGATTTGTTTAAACATCCTCGTCGTGTGTTGCTTGTTAGTAGAAAGGACAAAGGACAGATGATTTCCATGTTGCCGTCCGGAGAGGTAGACATCATAGTAGTGACGCATGGAAGCCATATCCTTGGCCTCCATGACCTAGGAGTACATGGAATAGGACAATCGATTGGCCTCCTTGATATGTTTGTTGCTGCTGCAGGAATTAATCCGCAGAGA ATACTTGCCACCATGCTTGATGTTGGAACCAGCAACAAAAATCTTCTTGGAGATCCTCTAT ATTTAGGCGTGCGAGAGGAAAGGCTAGAAGGACCAAAATACATGGCCGTGGATGATGAATTCTTGGAAGCTGTTTACACACGTTGGCCTAGTGCTATTGTGCTG TTTGAAGATTTTCAACTGATGTGGGCTTTGGGACGTCTAGAGCATTATCCATATTCCTCCCCGAGAAATTTGAGCTACTGGTGGGACCAATATCATAACAAGTTTTGCATGTTTAATGATAACTTACAG GGAATTGGTGGTGTTGCAATAGCTGGGTTACTGGGAGCTCTAAGGGCACAGAATCGACCTTTGAGCGTCTTTGTAAAACAAAAGATGGTTATAGTTGGGTCCGGAAG TGCATGGATAGGTGTGCTAAAAATAGTGAAGCAAGCTGTCGCTGTGATGACAGAGAGC TCAGAAGGCACCACATGATCCAATCTGGATATATATGACAATAAA GGCCTTGTTACAAAAACTAGATTGAATCTTGAGCCACCAGCTGCACATTTTGTAAGAGACTTTAGTCAACAGGAGATCGAGGGACTCGGTGAGAGGGCTAGTCTTCTTGAGGTG GTTAAAAAAGTGAAACCCGACATCCTTCTTGGTGTATCCGAAGTCAAAGGTATTTCCACTGAGGAGGTCCTTAAAGCCATGAAGGATTCAGGTTCTTCTCGTCCTGCAATATTGGCTATGTCAGCTGAATGCACAGCAGCCGATGCTTTCAAATATGCAGGAGAAAACATAATCTTTGTTAGTGGGAGCCCTTGTGCAAATGTCAATATTG GAAATGGGAAAGTAGGCCATGTTAATCAAGCAGATACCAGAGTTTTATCTCTTGG GGTCTGTTTGGGGAGTCTACTCTCAGGTTCCCATTCTATTACAGATGGGATGGTTTTTGCTGGCGCTAAACG CCTTGCGTTATTCGTTACGGATGAACAAATCAAGAGCGGGATCGTATATCCTTCGACTGCAAGTATTCGGGATATCACCATTCAAGTTGCAGCAAGCGTTATAGAAGCGGCTATTGCTGAAAAACTTGCTGACGAAACACTTGCTGTCCAAG GATGA
- the LOC113326678 gene encoding ATP-dependent DNA helicase Q-like 4A — MPQLPPFTPVVQKDNCRSAEGTCLPPELSANCVHGLKVALCSATHLQEMKELLISISNELHDNVDDLRSSPQLRKLNQDRLQLSKEVRLLENYIQASSLNEDRQNLHFSASTTACRGSKPEIPATTSRIGPLRFDAPVHMHTDFNYCISGATSSLSLSSVGSSVTPGSLEREAFTQKIIDVKYVDGSNDKGCWSSSNFPWTEELEANNWKVLGNRSFRLNQREVINATMSGCDVFVLMPTGGGKSLTYQLPALICEGVTSVISPLVSLIQDQIMHSHQVKKHRYDLVKHHGAGKHLEKGEASRILHHLVTEEFLVEKVKKSDYGSVSSVLKVNESKFYYLCHGGKKIILRFPASMKTAKPLVAKDPLASSGKTNNPQENEADKPLSAKIFDALMLLRSDILDTAAEGVNAHHIFTRPTLQRISERIPKHEKNFSRSME, encoded by the exons ATGCCTCAGCTTCCACCTTTCACCCCAGTTGTACAAAAGGATAACTGTAGAAGTGCTGAAGGGACTTGTTTGCCACCAGAGTTATCTGCAAACTGTGTTCATGGACTGAAG GTAGCACTTTGCTCTGCAACTCATTTGCAAGAGATGAAGGAGTTGCTAATTTCCATATCAAATGAGCTTCATGACAATGTGGATGATCTAAGAAGCTCACCTCAGTTAAGGAAGCTTAACCAGGATAG GTTGCAGTTGAGCAAGGAAGTTAGGCTTCTTGAGAATTATATCCAGGCTTCATCGCTGAATGAAGATAGACAGAATTTACATTTTTCAGCATCCACCACTGCATGCAGGGGTTCCAAACCTGAGATACCAGCAACCACATCCAGGATTGGTCCTCTGAGATTTGATGCTCCAGTCCATATGCATACCGATTTTAACTACTGTATTAGTGGGGCGACCTCATCATTGTCATTATCTTCTGTGGGTAGCTCTGTCACACCAGGCTCTCTGGAAAGGGAAGCCTTTACTCAAAAGATCATTGATGTTAAATATGTCGACGGATCGAATGACAAGGGATGTTGGAGTAGTAGTAACTTTCCATGGACTGAAGAGCTGGAG GCCAATAACTGGAAAGTACTTGGGAATCGTTCGTTTCGCCTCAATCAGAGGGAGGTGATTAATGCTACAATGAGCGGCTGTGATGTTTTTGTTTTGATGCCAACTGGAGGCGGAAAGAGTTTGACATACCAG CTTCCTGCTCTTATATGTGAGGGTGTAACCTCGGTGATATCACCTCTTGTCTCGCTCATTCAAGATCAAATTATGCATTCGCATCAG GTAAAGAAGCATCGGTACGACTTGGTGAAGCATCACGGAGCTGGGAAACACCTTGAAAAGGGTGAAGCATCCCGAATTCTGCATCATCTCGTTACTGAGGAATTTCTTGTGGAGAAAGTTAAGAAAAGTGATTATGGATCCGTATCATCAGTGTTGAAG GTAAATGAGTCCAAGTTCTACTATCTTTGCCATGGCGGAAAGAAAATTATTTTAAG GTTCCCGGCGTCCATGAAAACAGCTAAACCTTTGGTAGCAAAAGATCCACTTGCCTCTTCAGGGAAGACGAACAACCCACAGGAAAACGAAGCTGACAAG CCTCTTTCTGCCAAGATCTTTGATGCTTTGATGTTGCTTCGAAGTGATATTTTGGATACTGCTGCTGAAGGTGTTAATGCTCACCACATATTCAC GAGGCCTACATTACAAAGGATCAGCGAAAGAATTCCCAAACATGAGAAGAATTTCTCGAGATCAATGGAATAG
- the LOC113326876 gene encoding high mobility group protein B1-like: MCEYFSKPEFMTRSKRESDARKRQALNHTNGSESFARKTFERRVKGLAIDPLTMFNETHKDAHQKLPPVCAEWKKEMNDLLEKKQRGEIDCSLEEIYNRVVDSSRLGRKRRRKQAALPTYYSRTDEQLAAVKEQLDAANRKIERMKKKFRSSSSALDPNEDSETEDDEEETEDEEENMEDGQYRNDEELEQHDEAEEDEE, from the exons ATGTGTGAATACTTCAGCAAACCTGAATTCATG ACAAGATCGAAGAGGGAAAGTGATGCGAGAAAGAGACAAGCTCTAAACCACACAAATGGTAGTGAGAGCTTTGCAAGAAAGACATTTGAAAGG AGGGTAAAAGGTCTAGCTATCGATCCTTTGACGATGTTCAATGAGACGCATAAAGATGCGCATCAGAAGCTTCCTCCAGTATGTGCAGAATGGAAG AAGGAGATGAATGACTTGCTTGAGAAGAAGCAAAGAGGGGAGATTGACTGCTCGTTGGAAGAAATATATAACAGAGTTGTTGATTCTAGTCGGCTTGGTCGTAAAAGGCGTCGAAAGCAAGCTGCTCTTCCAACCTATTATTCCAGAACTGATGAACAATTGGCTGCAGTCAAAGAACAACTTGATGCTGCAAACAGGAAAATAGAGAGGATGAAAAAGA AATTTAGGTCAAGCTCCTCTGCACTGGATCCAAATGAAGATAGTGAAACAGAAGACGATGAGGAAGAAACggaggatgaagaagaaaatatggaggatggCCAGTATAGGAATGACGAGGAGTTGGAGCAGCATGAtgaagcagaagaagatgaggaaTAA